The genomic stretch TAGTATGAGGCTAATGATTTTtattgcttggatgatgtatttggagaacCTAGGATAACCCTAGGAACTTACTTTTGATCTtttcaatcaacatggaatagttatGAATGTTTGTTGTCCCTCACATGATTAGTATAAATTtaatgattacatgttcatgtcttaTTTGATGCTTGTATGATGTTACCCTATAGCATGTGTGATTCATTAATCCTTGTGCATTTGGGTCCTATGAGGTGTATGAAATGCTTAGCTCTTTCTCTAAATCATACAAAACACATGCACTTTTACTCCACAACACTGCTAGCTTTGATTGTtgtaaaatttgatttttatgttaGGACATATGGATGCATGATAATGcttatgctagatgataacctTGAATGTTAGCATGTTATGGATTACCCTCAAATTCCTAGGatggtcaggaaactgaggtgagagaaggtggcccATTAGTAGGATTGCCTTGAGGCTAGGCCGGCGGATTTGGATGAGTAcggatgggcgacagtagttggactacatgggtcatatgtacccgatgtcgtctatTTTATACACGCTTGGACCCGCAAGGTCTAGTTCACGTGCTGACCattcatgtttgttaaccatgtttgcccacacctgtatggaacctggaacacccttcaatcGTTGTAGCCCATTGGTAACCAAATTAAAATCGATCCACCATcacgtgagccgggcatggtgtaatgggacactgtgtccgagctgttggaCTACGCTGCAGTGACAAGCCTCCCactagtgaccgcgagcgattccttttctcagcactccccatgtgcttgaagtcggggatggggaacccgatgggatcaaggatcgcggggtcttgacCTCACACGTTGAGGGGCTTTGGCCTCACAAATAGTTTAGGGCATCGATACGTGAGGTGTatcagttttcccaacctactgaatgaatgaaattaactaagaacttgactaacattatcatcgcatcgcactagctaggttggcgactcagcaatcgaggtcgcaatgagggagtgttgttaaTTCGCGATGGTTAAATGGAGttgtttgagggagtgttgtggtaagggcatgcatcatatcatctatcatgcatatgcattaataagattagtcagGTGTTTATGAATATTgtctttcattaagttcataatataattgattcttgttacaacttaagactaatagcacccactgagttgatcactcactcccattcttggacggtgttttaaaacaccaaccaaactctctagtagatgcaggtgatgcagagtagGAGCCTGGTGGcacgagccttgaggaggaggacgagctattcTACTTCCAGCCGATGGACAGTTCCCCGTCGGCTTAGTAGACGGGTTTAGATCGCTGAgtgtggactcagccctattcttttggacatggcatttttttttgtgattttattgggcaacgccttgtgcaacccattatatattcttttggacgtgtatatatatatatatatattttaccttTGTTAGTTCAGTAGACTGGATGTAATTGTGTTTCATGTTCTAAGTAATTCCACGCTCCGCATTTAAACCTGACTAAacgcaaaataataaaaatctgtTATAAGTGATActtgggaacttgggagtcgagtgtatgcacgaccctcaatttccaaggcgttacaagttggtatcagagcaatggtttggaattaattgggccATGGGTTATGGACTCATTAACGCATCCGCTAACTTAGGAAGGGATGCAATAACGATACTGAAACATTAGGAACCACCCCAGACCCTGAATCGACAAATCTTAGAGGGAAGGTAAGACTTCTAGCAAGTTAGGATCGAGGAGCAAGAGAGTGTAGGGTCGTTAGGAATTGGGTTCAAGAGTCTTATAGTGTATTGGCTCATTGATAGAAACGAGCTGAAAATCGCAAGATTTGACGGTTGAAGCCATTGTCCTAGACCAAATGGGGTAATATCGGGCTGAACTTGATGGTTCCGACCCCTTTGGGGATAAATACATTGAGGTGAACAAGAATTTACCAAAATGAGGGAAATAGTAGAGAAAAATTAGATTTCGGCCCTAACCAGAGGAAATCTTGCACAACGAATAGGACCATTATCTAGAttagcttcttctaccccaaattcatatatggtactTCCTCGGGGGCCTTATCGGCGCTCGGGAAATAGCAAAACATGTGGACCCTATTGGGGAAAACAGCAACAGCGTCGCCGGCACCCAACCATCCAGCGGGCCGGTGCCACAACGCCCACGAACGCAACTAGCACCTGATTGTCTAGGGCCTCGGTGCCACAGCACCGAACGGGCGCAGCTAGCGCCTGACCTTCCAGCGGGCCGGCGCCGCCAGCGCCCAACCCCTAAACGTGGGTTTCCCCTATCCTTTCCATGCACAcacgtatggggcccacttttcttGCTATTTAGGGATGTTTAGAGCCCATTCTCTCTATTTACACTACATCCCACCCCTTCTAAACCCTTTCCAAAACCCCAACACacatttctctcctctctcactctcccatTCTAGATCTTCTTCAAACCCACCTCCTCCTCCTTTACATTGCCCATCTCCCTAACCCATATCACTTCACTCTTATTCAAATCTCTTATTGAAAACCCATTTTTAAACCCCATATCCTCAATCCCATGCCCCAAATCCTCTCCAACATtcatcttcaaaacccatctctTAAACCACATTAAAGTCCATCCTCAAAACCCATTCACCAAAACTCATTCATAAAACTCAACCTCAACCCTGTCTCAAATCTCATTTTCAAACCCATTCCAAAATCTCTCCCAGATCTTCTTTTCTCTACTCATTTCCAAATCATTCCTCAACTCTCATTCCTCAAATCCATCTTCTTAAACCCATCCAAAATCCCTTCCCAAATCCTACATAAACTCCTCCCCTATTACCTCAACTCCTTTCTCCAACCCCATGGGAAAAAAGAGACCGACTCCCGCCGAGCCGGGACTGAGCCAAGAAAGGCGAAGCAAGCAGAAGGCCGATCCAAAGGGGAAGGCGGTCTCAGATGTCCGATCTAAGCATAAAAATGATTCTCAAAGGGCTTCCGCCATTCAAGCCTCCCAACCGCCAGTTGAAGATATGAGAAATTTTCACGTACGCAGTGTCGCCTTCGAAGCCTCTGTGGAGGAGCATCTGTTTAATCAGTACGCCCTACTCGGTTAGCTTATGGACAAGGAATGGGGTCCAATGTTCTATGGAAGTTCCTAGGCAGATGAAGGACAAGTTAGGGCTTTCTACGTGCGGATCAGAAATCCTCAATTCAAGCCTTTGGACTTTGATGTTATATCCGGGAGCAAGAGATTCCACTTCGGGGTGGAGGATATTGCTGACGTACTTGGAGTGTCATGAGGCGAGATACAGATTGATGAAGGAAATTTAGATACGAGTCGAGCCCGCGATGAGCAGACCCGCTTTTTGTGTGGATGGGTTACCTAGTGGAAGCGAGGGGAGCGAGGGCAAGGTCTGAGCTCGACCAACTTGACCCCAGAGTACCGAGTACTTCACCGCATTTGCACCTATAAAGTGTACCTGAGGTTGATAAACCGAACCGAGTGCTCCCGCTATATGGTAGAGTTTTTATATCAGGTGGGACAGGGAGCAGATGTGTGCCTCCCTAGCGTAGTACTCCACCAGATTATGCGGGCCGTAAGAGCCACAAGGAAGAGTGTATGCTTTCTCTTTGGTCGCCTGGTCTGTCAGTTGGCTCAGCAATATGGTGTGGGCGGATCGGATGGAAATCCCATAATGACATAACAATTGGGGGATGATATGCTAAATAAGTTGAGGATAGGCCCCAAGCAGCTACAAGCCCACATCGACGAATACGGGGAAcctgacgaagaagaagaagaaagcgatGGAAGTGACGAGAATGAGAATGAGGATGGGGCTGAAGAGGTAGGAGAAGTTGAGGAAATTGAAGAAGTTGGCAGGGAGCTACTTACCATCCCAGATATACGCGAGCGCTTGAATGCACTCAAGGCCGAGGTAGCAGAGATCAAGGAGAACCAAGCCAGGCACCAAGCGAAGCAGGAAAAATGGAATAAGAAAATGTATCGGGCCATAAAGACCCTGATCTGCTGAAGTAAGGGGGAGGACGCACCCCCGTtctcatctgactcagaagaataGTAGATTAACTTTACAAACAGCTAGTAGTTTGCTTTAAGTCGGTTAGGTATAATTGCATGTACTGAAGGATAGTTAGGGCTTTTGCTTAACTAGATTGTGTTTCCTTTACGTCTAGCATGTTTAGTAATGCTTGTAATCCATGGTGTAACATGTAATTGGCCATACCAATGGCATTTTGAAATCAATGTGAATGTATGGATTGACTTAAAGTTGCCTTCTTGCTTGTGAGTGCCTTGCATGTGTAGTTGTTATAATCATAAATTAAATTGGTAGGTCTTATATGCATGGTGTACGTGATGCCCTAGTGGTTAACATTCTAAGGAACGTTTTTCAGGAGGATGCGCTCTAGGAATGACGCTCGTTTTGTCCGCCTACCTCATGGCGGCTTGGTCGAGAGGGACCAAATCCCCGAGGATCAACAAGGCCCCCAAGGGGCGACCGGTTCCCAAAACACAGGTAGTACTACCCACGAAGCAGTCTTGAATGTGCCGCCGACACCGGCCACGACACCCGCACCTCCCCCAACGCCAGCTATGGACCAAATGGGTCAGATGTTGCTTCTCATGCAAGAACAACAGCAAATGATGGCCACCATGATGGGAGCCATGGCCCATAACATGGGTATGCAATAACCGGAACAACCCGGCATAACGGCACCTATGACCAACACAAGCAATCTATTCGAGTGGTTTCAAAGATTTAGGCCACCTACTTTTGTCAGCACCCACTGCCAAGAGGAAACGAAATACTGGGCTCAACCGAGTCACTAAGTTACTTCGGCCTCTCCACTGTTCTGAAACGGAGAGTGTCAAGCTCCTCTCATACCTCTTTGAAAAGGAGGCGGACTATGGTGGGAGAGCGTGCTTAGGTCCGTTCCTAAGACCcacgtatggacgtgggaagtGTTTGAGAGCTGGTTCAATCAGAAGTACCTCCCTCAGACGTACCAGCACGAGAGGAAAAATGAATTCCTTCGCCTCCAACAAGGAGGAATGACCGTAGCGCAATACGAGAACCGCTTCACTGAGTTGTCGCGCTACGCTTCCCAGATAGTCACTGATGAGGCAATTAAAATGAGGAGGTTCATGGAAGGGTTAAGGAGAGGCATTcgttcgaagatgtgttgtgctagcatcagGACATATGCCGAGCTCATTGAGATGTCGATACAGTCAGAACAGGATGAGGAATGAGTCTCACAGACCCATTCACAGCTGGGACCACGAAACAGGATGGAGGGGTCGTCATATTCTTTTGTCGGGAAAAGGCCGTACCCAAATTCTCCACCTAAGCTGGCTGCCACACTGGCCCCTTTTGTCGACCCACTCAGATATGCAGCTACTGTAGGATGACCGGTCACTCTGAGTTGTACTGCTTTACGAAGATGAGGGACCTCGGTTTCACACCCCCACAGTGCATCAATAGACACCCACAGCAGGCCTTACAGATTCCTCCTCTACGGACGATGGGGCCTGGCCAGCAGTTCCATCGTCCTCCTCTACCTCAAGCTAGGCGGCCACAACAGCCTATACAGCGACCGAACTTTTCACAGCAAGCGTGAGTCCATGCATTAGCGGCAGAGGGCCAAGATGCAGTCACCCCCACTCCTAcggccttcgaggtgacagcccacattcaaggtactcccatatttctgttggtggacaccgggtccacctCTTCTCTCATATCGCATGCAACCGTTAAGCATCTAGGACTACGCCCTATCCCCTTCATAGGGGTAAAGATCATTGCCGCCGTCGGTACTTATTCAGAAGAAGCAACAAAGATATGTCGTGATTACCACATAGACTTGGGTGCAAGGTGGTGTTCGTGGACTTGATAGTGACCAAGATCttccattacgatgtcatcctgggcatggactggTTGACTGTGATGAAGGTAGAAATTGACTGTGACACCTTATCGATGAAGATATACGAGGGTGAAGGTGCCTCCTACACGTTTCCGGTTCAGGTCAGCCACGATCGTAgaattttgtgttatgcttcattggacGAGGGTTATGATGGACTCTCGATAACATGTACACTCGTGGTCCAAGTTTTTTGGGACGTGTTTACGGTCATACCTGGACTCCCTcctcgacgtgagatagacttcacgatcgatTTGACACCGAGTGTTACACCCATTTCCTTGCCTACTTaccgcatgcccccatgtgagatggaagagctaAGGTCTCAGATTGACAAATTGCTAGAGTCGGGCTTCATCCGACCCAGCATATCGCCATGGGGAGCCCCAgtcctatttgtgaagaagaaggacggctcaTTGCGATTGTGTGTAGATTACaggagattgaaccaagtgacaattCAGAACAAATACCCATTGCCTAGAATTGACGACTTGTTCGACCAACtgaggggtgctcaatacttCTTAAAAATCGATCtacaatcagggtaccatcagctgCGAGTCAGGGACGAGGATATACAGAAAATGGCCTTTAGAACctgctttggccattatgagttcctagttATGTCGTTCGGACTCACCAATGCTCCAGCGGTATTCATGAATCTCATGAACAGGGTCTTCAGGCTGTTCCTATacagattcgtcatcgtattcatcgacgacatattAATTTATTCAAAGAGCCGTGAAGAGCATGCAGAACATTTAAGAGCAGTCCTGAAGGCACTCAAGAAAAATCAATTATTTGTGCAATTcagaaaatgtgacttctggaaggaggaggtcaaATTTCTAGGACATGTAGTGTCCAAAGAAGGAATATTTATGGATCTCACCAAGGTGGTAGCCGTACAAGATTGGAAGCAACCAAAATTGATTACGGAAGTGAGAAGTTTTCTCGGTCTTACTGGCTATTATCGAAggttcattagagacttttctaagatagcccgGCCGCTATCCCAGCTTACACGTAAGGACCTCAAATTTACCTAGAACGAGAAGGCGGAGGCGACCTTCCAAGAGTTAAAAGATAGACTGACGTCGACACCTGTGCTTGTGCTACctgagtaaggggttaagtacaCCGTCTGTACTGATGCCTCTCGTGTGGGCTTGGGTTGCGTActcatgcagaaggacagggcAATCGCTTACGCATCTCGGCAgttaaggaaacatgaggaaaactaccctacacatgacctcgaACTTGCAGTGATGGTATTTGCActgaagatatggagacactatctctatggtgaAGAATTTTAGCTCTTCTGTggccataagagcctcaaatacatctttacTCAAAAGAATCTGAACATGAGACAATGTCACTAGATGGAGacgttgaaggacttcaagttcgatgtctcGTATCACCCTGGCAAGGCCAATTTGGTGGCGGACGCCTTGAGCCGTAAAAGGGCGCTCGAATTGGCGACCCCGCTAATGGTGAGAGAATGGGACATGGTGGAATTTGTACGGGACTTCGACATGAAGCTAACCGTGGAGGAACCGTACGAGGTCATAGACCACATTCAGGCCCAGCCAATGATTAacagtaaaatcattgaagcccaAGAAGGCAATGAGCTATTGGGAAAGATGAGAGAAAGAGCAAAGAATGACGTAGAGTCTGAGTGGAGAGTCGGCACTGATGGGGGATTACGGTACCGAGGCCACCTTTGTGTCCCAAATCTTCAGGGACTACGAGAAGAAGTCCTAGATGCTGCTCACAACtccaagttggcgatgcatcctggtagtaccaaGATGTACCAGGATCTGAGGCGAAACTATTGGtgggacacatgaagaaggaaatagcgaagtatgtgtcccgatgcctcacgtattaaCAGGTCAAAGCCGAGCACCGCCGAGCACCGGGTCTTttgcaacccatgcccatagcagaatggaaatggaaCTTCATATTAATGGATTTTATTTTCGGGTTGCCTAAGACTAGGAAGGGCCATGACtcaatatgggtgattgtggaccggttaacCAAATCAGCCCATTTCTTGCCGATAAAGGCTTTTAACTCCGCTGATGATCTAGccaagttgtatatcaaggagatagtacggcTCCATGGTATCCCGTTGGAAATTATGTTGAACTAGGACGCTCGATTCACGTCGATCTTCTGGACTCGCATGTAAGAAGCTATAGGAGTGAAGCTGAAGTTTAACACCGCCTTCCACCCGCAGACAGATGGGTAAACCGAGAGGGTGAATCAGATATTGGAAGACATGTTGAGCGCTTGTGTATTGGATTTTCAAGAGAGTTGGGACAACTGCCTTCCGTACgccgagttcgcctataacaatgcTTCCAGGCTAGCATCGGCATGACACCTTACGAGGCTTTGTACAGGCGTCCGTGTTGAGCCCCACATTATTGAGAGGaaattggtgagaagagtttgttAGGGCCGGACTTGGTGCGAATTACGACCGAAAAGATTGGAACTATTTGACACTGCCTCTTGACGGCTCAAAGTAGATAGAAGAGCTATGCCGACACTAGACGGAGGGACTTGGAATTTGAAGCAggggaccacgtatttctcaaaatctcccctAATGAAGGGTGTTGTATGCTTCgacaagaagggaaagctcacaccACAATTCATTGGGCCCTTCCAGATTTTGAATCGCGTAGATACAGTTGCTTATTGCTTAGCCCTACCTATGACACTCGCCGGAGTGCACAATGTCTTTCATGTAttaatgttgaagaagtacgtccctGATCCTTCGCATGTCATCAAGTGGGAACACGTGGAGCTCAAGGAGAATGCCACATATATTGTCTGACCCACTTGaatactggataggaaggagcaggtcctatgcaacaaggtcatcccattggtcaagatactatggacccaccatgatgaagaaGATGCCACTTAGGAGACGGAAGCCGAAGTCCGCAAGCATTACCCGAGCCTGCTTCAGCAATACGAGCAggtacaaaattttgaggataaaatttatttataaggggggtagattgtaatgtcctgtccaaccagaacagtgtcctgagtcGTCCATGTAAGATTTGCCGCATGACTGttcatttaaactactcatggtggggtaccacaagtaaattaatctaggattagcctattagagtagaccagtctggTTATGATTGGACCAAGTgtgggccgtcaagccagatggccCGCTTACACTTAACAACAGCCCATGTGAGCTATACAGCGAcctaggaaggtcagaaaaatctaaaaatttggggaaccatagatctcactaggcttgtggtccatcgcaggCCACAgactcagtggacacccagaaattaattatccatgccgtcctaGCGGCACTTGCCAAACGCAACTCACCTCAGGCCAGAATTGAATCTGACACTTGTAGATAAAACTGAGATTCCAAGCTTTTCAGCCATCAGATCTCTTTTAAATTTACGGTGAAGGTCTAtcatatttttctacacccgtccacaaaatctgggacccgatcgtggaacggtgaccgttgatcgcaaatcagacccgtacgaTTAAACCCCACATCTGATCGTTTTCAAATTTTGCATGCCCTTCATCGGGtaatggagcacctatcctataagattcatggccagagggccactagAACCACCCTAACAACCAGAATGGACCTCGttgggccatttaaagatcgaagCCGTGTGATAGAACTCCGCATTTGTTTGtctccaaattttacatggcccctCATCAGGTCATGAGACACCTACatgccaaatttggtggccatgGGGGTGATAAGGCTGCCCCAAAG from Magnolia sinica isolate HGM2019 chromosome 17, MsV1, whole genome shotgun sequence encodes the following:
- the LOC131230466 gene encoding uncharacterized protein LOC131230466; its protein translation is METLKDFKFDVSYHPGKANLVADALSRKRALELATPLMVREWDMVEFVRDFDMKLTVEEPYEVIDHIQAQPMINSKIIEAQEGNELLGKMRERAKNDVESEWRVGTDGGLRYRGHLCVPNLQGLREEVLDAAHNSKLAMHPGSTKMYQDLRRNYWWDT